The following are encoded together in the Ralstonia insidiosa genome:
- a CDS encoding aldo/keto reductase, with the protein MKHVTLPDGERVPALGMGTWNMGEGRAARAEEVATLCLGLDLGLRLIDTAEMYGEGLSEEMIGEAIAGRRDEVFLVSKVYPHNASRRGIAAACERSLRRLGTDRIDLYLLHWRGSVPLEETVQGLQALQREGKIRHYGVSNLDLSDMEELWDAPGGDQVAVNQLLYNLGRRGIEWDLLPWLRERRVPVMAYSPIEQAQLARHPKLVRFAQECDMTPAQVALAWLLARDDIIAIPKTSRRERLRENVGALERELTLEQLAELDRLFPPPKGPRPLEML; encoded by the coding sequence CGCCGAGGAAGTCGCCACGCTGTGCTTGGGGCTCGACCTCGGCCTGCGCCTGATCGACACGGCAGAAATGTACGGGGAAGGCTTGTCCGAAGAGATGATCGGCGAGGCGATTGCCGGGCGGCGCGACGAGGTGTTTCTCGTCAGCAAGGTCTATCCGCACAACGCCAGCCGGCGGGGTATTGCAGCCGCGTGCGAGCGCAGCCTGCGCCGGCTCGGTACCGATCGCATTGACCTGTACCTGCTGCACTGGCGCGGCAGCGTGCCGCTGGAAGAGACGGTGCAAGGTCTGCAGGCGTTGCAGCGTGAGGGCAAGATTCGTCACTACGGTGTGAGCAATCTCGACCTGTCGGATATGGAAGAACTCTGGGACGCGCCCGGTGGCGATCAGGTTGCGGTCAACCAGTTGCTCTACAACCTGGGCCGGCGCGGTATCGAATGGGATCTGCTGCCGTGGCTGCGCGAACGCCGCGTGCCCGTGATGGCGTATTCCCCCATCGAGCAGGCACAACTGGCACGTCACCCGAAGCTGGTGCGGTTTGCGCAGGAATGCGACATGACGCCGGCACAGGTAGCGCTGGCGTGGTTGCTGGCGCGCGACGACATCATCGCCATTCCCAAGACCAGCCGCCGCGAGCGTTTGCGCGAGAACGTCGGGGCACTGGAGCGCGAACTGACACTAGAACAACTGGCCGAGCTGGATCGTCTCTTTCCGCCCCCGAAGGGGCCTCGGCCGCTGGAGATGCTGTAA
- a CDS encoding LysR family transcriptional regulator ArgP, whose amino-acid sequence MLDYAALSALAAVVREGSFERAARALHVTPSAISQRIRLLEERVGCALVVRDQPCRATETGRQLCQHVDRVRLLEQELQGALPVLAPEGIARVPLPIAVNADSLATWLAPPIAAFGAEHPVLMEVAVDDQDHTTEWLRSGAVLAAVTATARPAAGCNSRPLGSMRYLAAASPAFVQRHFADGVGAGSLARAPSLLFNTKDELQARWARRLCHRHVELPRHMLPSPQAFVAAAVAGMGWGLHPQALIASHLKAGTLVELVPDTPLDVPLHWQYARAASALLDGLSREVLTAAHAALLPP is encoded by the coding sequence ATGCTGGATTACGCCGCCCTCTCTGCATTGGCCGCCGTCGTTCGGGAAGGCAGCTTTGAACGCGCTGCGCGCGCTCTCCATGTCACGCCATCGGCGATTTCACAGCGCATTCGATTGCTGGAAGAGCGCGTGGGCTGCGCACTGGTGGTGCGCGACCAACCCTGCCGGGCGACTGAGACGGGGCGACAGCTTTGCCAACATGTCGACCGCGTTCGACTGCTCGAACAGGAGTTGCAAGGCGCGCTACCCGTGCTGGCGCCGGAGGGTATTGCGCGGGTGCCGCTGCCCATTGCCGTGAATGCCGACAGCTTGGCCACGTGGCTCGCCCCGCCCATTGCGGCCTTCGGTGCTGAACACCCGGTGCTGATGGAGGTGGCGGTGGACGACCAGGACCACACCACCGAATGGCTGCGCAGTGGCGCCGTGCTGGCCGCCGTGACTGCTACGGCTCGCCCGGCTGCCGGTTGCAATAGCCGGCCGTTGGGCTCCATGCGCTACCTTGCGGCCGCCAGTCCGGCGTTCGTGCAACGCCATTTCGCTGACGGGGTCGGCGCCGGCAGCTTGGCCCGCGCGCCCAGCCTGCTGTTCAACACCAAAGATGAATTGCAGGCGCGCTGGGCACGGCGTCTGTGCCACCGGCATGTCGAACTGCCCCGGCACATGCTGCCCTCGCCTCAGGCCTTTGTGGCGGCCGCAGTTGCTGGCATGGGATGGGGTCTGCATCCGCAGGCGCTGATCGCGTCGCACCTCAAGGCGGGCACACTGGTTGAACTGGTGCCCGACACGCCGCTGGATGTGCCGCTGCACTGGCAGTACGCGCGGGCGGCATCCGCATTACTAGACGGATTGAGCCGCGAAGTTTTGACGGCGGCTCACGCCGCCCTGCTGCCACCTTGA
- a CDS encoding LysE/ArgO family amino acid transporter translates to MDTLLTPNSLALSVSLQGLVLSLGLIVAIGAQNAFVLRQGLRREHVGSVVLFCAVADALLLTAGVMGMAQALGERPGLANAMALAGAAFLAVYGWRALQRARHASQLRASEGGDGLSRGAALAQAAAFTLLNPHVYLDTVLLVGSIGAQQPAALRGWFVAGASSASAFWFVLLGFGARWLAPWFAKPRAWQVLDGLIGTTMLVLAALLLRHAFMGIFG, encoded by the coding sequence ATGGACACCTTGCTGACTCCCAATTCGCTGGCGCTATCTGTCTCCCTTCAGGGCTTGGTCCTGAGCCTGGGGTTGATCGTCGCCATTGGCGCGCAGAACGCGTTTGTATTGCGTCAAGGGCTGCGCCGTGAGCATGTGGGCAGCGTGGTGCTGTTTTGCGCGGTGGCAGACGCGTTGCTGTTGACGGCCGGCGTCATGGGCATGGCTCAGGCGCTGGGCGAGCGCCCTGGGCTTGCCAACGCTATGGCATTGGCCGGCGCCGCCTTTCTGGCGGTGTATGGGTGGCGGGCGCTGCAACGTGCGCGACACGCTAGTCAATTGCGGGCCTCAGAAGGCGGTGATGGTTTGAGCCGGGGCGCTGCGCTGGCGCAGGCTGCAGCCTTTACGCTGCTCAACCCTCACGTCTACCTGGATACGGTGTTGCTGGTCGGCAGCATTGGCGCCCAACAGCCGGCGGCATTGCGTGGCTGGTTCGTCGCGGGTGCAAGTTCAGCCAGTGCGTTCTGGTTTGTGTTGCTGGGGTTCGGCGCGCGCTGGCTGGCGCCGTGGTTTGCGAAGCCGCGCGCGTGGCAGGTGCTCGATGGCCTGATCGGCACGACCATGCTTGTGCTGGCTGCGCTGTTGCTGCGCCATGCCTTCATGGGGATCTTTGGCTGA
- a CDS encoding LysR family transcriptional regulator — protein sequence MDSLNNFVVFVQVAETRSFVAAGRLLGVSASAVGKSMARLEDRLGVRLFHRSTRSVTLTAEGTLFLERSRRILAEIEAAELELRQATDAPRGRLRVSLPLVSSLVLPVLSDFMRMYPDIELDLDFTDRLVDVIEEGFDAVVRTGAPADSRLSARRLGTYRAMLVASPAYLAERGTPKVPADLANHSCLHYRFPNSGKLEPWPLRRAPSEPESMIPTSMIGNNIEARLCFALQGLGIAFLPDFSIRKALADGQLCPVLADHLDWEGTFNVLWPASKHPSPKVRALVDFLCARVFPADTVAKPPRRATTVRGTHQQSG from the coding sequence TTGGACAGCCTCAACAATTTTGTCGTGTTTGTGCAGGTGGCTGAGACACGCAGCTTTGTCGCAGCCGGCCGTCTGCTGGGTGTGTCGGCATCGGCCGTTGGCAAGAGCATGGCAAGACTGGAAGACCGGCTTGGCGTACGCCTCTTTCATCGCAGCACACGCAGCGTGACCTTGACCGCCGAGGGCACGTTATTCCTGGAACGCAGCCGCCGCATCCTGGCCGAGATCGAGGCGGCGGAGTTGGAGTTGCGCCAGGCTACCGATGCGCCTCGCGGCCGCTTGCGCGTCAGCCTGCCGCTGGTCAGCTCCTTGGTGCTGCCGGTACTCAGCGACTTCATGCGCATGTACCCCGATATCGAACTGGACCTCGACTTCACGGATCGGCTGGTCGATGTCATCGAAGAAGGCTTCGATGCGGTGGTCCGAACGGGTGCGCCTGCCGACTCGCGGCTTTCAGCCCGCAGGCTCGGCACGTATCGGGCCATGCTGGTTGCCTCCCCTGCCTATCTGGCAGAGCGCGGCACGCCGAAGGTGCCGGCTGATCTGGCCAACCACAGTTGCCTGCACTATCGCTTCCCGAACAGCGGCAAGCTGGAGCCGTGGCCATTGCGCCGCGCGCCAAGTGAACCTGAATCGATGATCCCGACATCGATGATCGGCAACAACATCGAGGCACGCCTGTGTTTTGCGCTGCAAGGCCTGGGCATTGCCTTCCTGCCGGACTTCTCGATCCGGAAAGCGTTGGCCGATGGCCAGCTATGTCCCGTGCTGGCCGATCACCTGGACTGGGAAGGGACCTTCAACGTGCTGTGGCCGGCCAGCAAGCACCCGTCCCCCAAGGTCCGGGCATTGGTCGACTTTTTATGCGCACGCGTGTTTCCCGCCGACACTGTGGCAAAGCCGCCCCGTCGCGCGACCACCGTGCGCGGTACGCACCAGCAATCGGGCTAG
- a CDS encoding serine hydrolase domain-containing protein: MSASTLLQRAGTVSAPLDERVQRVLQQAIDAQRLVGAVVLVARDGQLIHQQAAGLADRESGRPMTLDTIFRLSSVSKPIVAAAALVLVARGQLDLDEGVDLYLPAFQPRLADGRLARITSRQLLSHTAGLGYRFLEADPDGPYARAAVSDGMDASGISQEENLRRIASAPLLFEPGTAWHYSLAIDVMGALIERIVGAPLDVAIHELVTEPLGMTDTGFFVRDAQRVATAYVSDQPQPHRLQEGEILPVFEGTVGIRYSPSRIFDACAFPSGGAGMAGTAADFLRFLEALRERRGALLPDDLVSEMGRDQTGGLELRDAPGFGFGLGFSVLRDRQLACSPETDGTWRWGGAYGHAWFVDPAQKLSVVAFTNTLYEGMSGRFVTDVRDAVYDALQETR, encoded by the coding sequence TTGTCTGCTTCCACACTTCTGCAACGCGCAGGAACCGTATCCGCGCCCCTGGACGAACGTGTCCAACGCGTTCTTCAACAGGCCATCGATGCGCAACGACTGGTCGGCGCCGTCGTGCTGGTCGCGCGTGACGGCCAACTGATTCATCAGCAGGCCGCTGGTTTGGCCGACCGCGAAAGTGGCCGCCCGATGACGCTTGACACGATCTTCAGGCTGTCTTCGGTCAGCAAGCCGATTGTTGCAGCCGCAGCGCTGGTGCTGGTTGCACGGGGCCAGCTGGATCTCGACGAGGGCGTTGACCTCTATCTGCCCGCATTCCAGCCGCGTTTGGCCGATGGGCGGCTCGCGCGCATCACGTCGCGGCAACTGCTCAGCCACACTGCAGGGTTGGGCTATCGCTTTCTGGAAGCGGACCCTGATGGCCCCTATGCCCGGGCTGCCGTGTCCGACGGCATGGACGCATCCGGCATCAGCCAGGAAGAAAACCTGCGGCGCATCGCCAGCGCGCCGCTGCTCTTTGAGCCGGGAACGGCATGGCATTACTCGCTCGCGATCGACGTGATGGGGGCGCTGATCGAACGGATTGTCGGCGCACCACTGGACGTGGCGATCCACGAACTGGTGACCGAACCACTAGGCATGACGGATACCGGCTTTTTCGTACGCGACGCGCAGCGTGTGGCGACCGCCTACGTGAGTGACCAACCGCAACCACACCGATTGCAGGAAGGTGAAATCTTGCCGGTGTTTGAGGGCACGGTTGGCATCCGCTACAGCCCCTCCCGCATCTTCGATGCGTGTGCGTTCCCCTCGGGCGGTGCTGGCATGGCGGGCACTGCGGCCGACTTCCTGCGCTTTCTCGAGGCCCTGCGCGAGCGCCGTGGCGCGCTGCTGCCTGACGACCTGGTCAGCGAGATGGGCCGAGACCAGACTGGAGGGCTTGAACTGCGCGATGCGCCGGGATTCGGCTTTGGCCTCGGTTTTTCTGTGCTGCGGGACCGGCAGCTAGCCTGTTCTCCGGAAACTGACGGGACCTGGCGATGGGGTGGGGCGTATGGACATGCATGGTTTGTCGATCCGGCGCAGAAGCTCAGCGTCGTCGCCTTCACCAACACCTTGTATGAGGGCATGTCGGGGCGCTTCGTGACCGACGTACGTGATGCTGTCTACGACGCCTTGCAGGAGACGCGTTGA
- a CDS encoding MFS transporter, whose protein sequence is MAGFITVLTEALPAGLLPPMARGLAVSEALVGQLVTAYAVGSLVAAIPLITLTQHLRRRPLLLAALAGFALANAVTAVSTSYALTLLARFLAGMSAGLLWALLAGYAARMVAVHQQGRAIAVAMFGTPLALSLGVPAGTLLGSVIGWRAGFGIMSLLAVILIVWVRVRVPDFASVAARRRLSLRGTLFVPGVRSVLFAVLTFVLAHNILYTYIAPFLATVKMGDQVDLVLLAFGIAALAGIGGVGVLIDRHLRHLTLASMLLFGAATAVLGWASRESACVYLAVAAWGLAYGGVPTLFQTALAKTARDAADVAQSMLVTTWNAAIAGGGMLGGVLLEQFGVGAFAPVLLALLVAAWAVVWSASRDGFPIT, encoded by the coding sequence ATGGCGGGGTTCATCACCGTTTTGACCGAAGCGTTGCCGGCCGGTTTGCTGCCGCCCATGGCCAGGGGGCTGGCGGTTTCCGAGGCGCTGGTCGGCCAGCTTGTCACGGCCTACGCGGTCGGGTCTCTGGTGGCGGCCATCCCGTTGATCACGCTGACACAACATCTGCGGCGTAGGCCATTGCTCTTGGCCGCCCTTGCAGGGTTTGCGCTCGCCAATGCGGTGACGGCAGTCTCCACGAGTTACGCCTTAACGCTGCTGGCCCGGTTTCTGGCTGGCATGTCGGCGGGTCTGCTGTGGGCGCTGCTCGCTGGATATGCTGCGCGCATGGTCGCTGTGCATCAACAAGGGCGGGCGATCGCCGTCGCCATGTTTGGCACGCCGCTGGCGCTGTCGCTGGGGGTGCCGGCAGGGACGCTTCTTGGGAGCGTGATCGGGTGGCGTGCCGGCTTCGGCATCATGAGTTTGCTGGCCGTGATCCTGATCGTATGGGTACGCGTGCGGGTGCCCGATTTCGCCAGCGTTGCCGCCAGGCGGCGCTTGTCATTGCGCGGCACATTGTTCGTGCCAGGGGTGCGCTCAGTTCTGTTTGCCGTGCTGACCTTCGTGCTCGCCCACAATATCCTCTACACCTATATCGCGCCCTTCCTTGCGACCGTAAAGATGGGCGATCAGGTCGATCTGGTGTTGCTGGCGTTCGGCATCGCTGCGCTTGCGGGCATCGGCGGCGTTGGCGTGCTGATCGATCGACACCTGCGTCACCTGACACTCGCCAGCATGCTGCTGTTTGGTGCGGCCACCGCAGTCTTGGGTTGGGCGAGCCGCGAGTCGGCCTGCGTTTATTTGGCCGTGGCAGCGTGGGGGTTGGCATACGGCGGGGTTCCAACGCTGTTCCAGACGGCGCTTGCCAAGACGGCGAGGGATGCCGCGGATGTCGCCCAATCCATGCTGGTTACCACTTGGAACGCGGCGATTGCCGGCGGCGGCATGCTCGGCGGCGTACTGCTCGAGCAGTTTGGGGTTGGCGCGTTTGCTCCGGTGCTGCTGGCGTTGCTCGTTGCTGCGTGGGCGGTTGTGTGGTCGGCAAGCCGCGATGGTTTTCCGATCACGTAA
- a CDS encoding ankyrin repeat domain-containing protein translates to MKRLHPKTTAAKTAACLLAGCALLAPLTAQAKPASLDDKLAATVEQYEQKPNEKKLAAIRDLLAKGARAHRAQPAEYDGPQGMSALAVAISNNDADLVDLLLTQKNDLEIPVYRDLGNQPLVYAISGIDTNGKASPQNLRIVKALIAAGANVNALNTDGNNTPLLQASGLRLNAPSLEIMRLLLSAGANPNLRNQNGETALMGMAAGNLDATKLLIGAGIDVGARSKSGATALNYVCDRHVDLHRKPDPQAGERIKLLLKPGTDLNSAAWMKTSGDAPVPLASATLAGNADCVRALIRAGANPDARYYSDAVAAASPDLKSVTVRKDVLANPSFHDDDTLAIFRSVKR, encoded by the coding sequence TTGAAGCGACTCCACCCCAAAACGACAGCAGCGAAAACCGCAGCATGCCTGCTGGCTGGTTGCGCCCTGCTCGCACCGCTGACCGCGCAGGCCAAGCCTGCCTCGCTGGACGACAAACTGGCCGCCACGGTCGAGCAGTACGAGCAAAAGCCCAACGAAAAGAAGCTGGCGGCCATCCGCGACCTGCTGGCCAAGGGCGCGCGTGCGCACCGCGCGCAGCCGGCCGAGTACGACGGCCCACAAGGCATGTCCGCCTTGGCGGTAGCCATCTCGAACAACGATGCCGACCTGGTCGACCTCCTGCTCACGCAGAAGAACGATCTGGAGATCCCCGTCTATCGTGATCTGGGCAATCAGCCGTTGGTCTACGCCATCTCGGGCATCGACACCAACGGCAAGGCTTCGCCGCAAAACCTGCGCATCGTCAAAGCGCTGATTGCGGCCGGGGCCAACGTCAACGCGCTGAACACCGACGGTAACAACACGCCGCTGCTGCAGGCATCGGGCCTGCGTCTCAACGCCCCGAGCCTGGAAATCATGCGTCTGTTGCTGAGCGCCGGCGCCAACCCGAACCTGCGCAACCAGAATGGTGAGACCGCACTCATGGGCATGGCCGCAGGCAACCTGGATGCGACAAAGCTGCTGATCGGGGCTGGTATCGACGTGGGTGCGCGCTCCAAATCTGGCGCCACTGCACTGAACTACGTGTGCGATCGCCACGTCGACCTGCACCGCAAGCCCGACCCGCAAGCCGGCGAGCGTATCAAGCTGCTGCTCAAGCCCGGCACTGACCTCAACTCGGCCGCGTGGATGAAGACGTCGGGCGATGCACCGGTACCGCTGGCATCCGCCACGCTGGCCGGCAACGCCGACTGCGTGCGTGCGCTGATCAGGGCCGGCGCCAACCCGGATGCTCGGTACTACTCCGATGCGGTGGCTGCGGCTTCACCGGATCTCAAGAGTGTGACTGTGCGCAAGGACGTGTTGGCGAACCCGAGCTTCCACGATGACGACACGCTGGCCATCTTCCGCAGCGTCAAGCGCTGA
- a CDS encoding LysR family transcriptional regulator, translated as MDHFESLRLFRTIVEVRNFRRAGQMLGVSPAVVSRAITSLEERLGARLFHRSTKQFSLTDAAHRFYDGCCRVLDDLDCLESDARSQGHLPVGVLRLVAHTTATSGWLAPLVASFKRQNPNVMVEVTLLEGVVDLATEGYDIGLVLPFMLATDLAVTRLLHRLPLAIVATPHYLEARGRPCHPADLADHVFVTVPPHQHKPIVTFRTDGAPLVVPLRYEIASNNAAFNREVVLAGLGMGLLPLALVEDDLREGRLVRLVGEHEILDTAAEVRLAYMSRTLVPAKVRAFMDHAVAYFEER; from the coding sequence ATGGACCATTTCGAGAGCTTGCGGCTCTTTCGTACGATCGTCGAAGTCAGGAACTTCAGGCGGGCAGGGCAGATGCTTGGGGTATCGCCGGCTGTCGTTTCAAGGGCGATCACTTCCCTGGAAGAGCGGCTTGGGGCGCGTCTCTTCCACCGATCCACCAAGCAGTTCTCGTTGACGGACGCGGCACACCGCTTCTATGACGGATGCTGCCGTGTGCTCGACGATCTGGATTGCCTGGAATCCGACGCACGCAGCCAGGGGCATCTGCCGGTTGGCGTCTTGCGGCTCGTTGCGCATACGACCGCAACGTCAGGGTGGCTTGCGCCGCTGGTGGCATCGTTCAAGCGCCAGAACCCGAACGTCATGGTTGAGGTGACCTTGTTGGAAGGCGTTGTCGATCTCGCAACCGAGGGCTACGACATCGGCTTGGTATTGCCGTTCATGTTGGCCACCGACTTGGCTGTGACACGGCTGCTGCATCGCTTGCCGTTGGCCATCGTGGCGACACCGCACTACCTGGAGGCGCGTGGGCGCCCGTGTCACCCGGCTGATCTGGCCGACCATGTCTTCGTCACCGTACCGCCGCACCAGCACAAGCCCATCGTGACGTTCCGCACCGATGGGGCACCGCTGGTCGTTCCGCTGCGGTACGAAATTGCCTCGAACAACGCCGCATTCAACCGTGAAGTCGTGCTGGCTGGACTTGGCATGGGGCTGCTGCCTTTGGCGCTGGTGGAAGACGATCTGCGCGAAGGGCGCCTCGTCCGGTTGGTGGGTGAACATGAAATCCTGGATACCGCAGCGGAGGTTCGCCTCGCCTACATGAGCCGAACGCTGGTGCCGGCCAAAGTCCGGGCCTTCATGGACCACGCCGTCGCGTACTTTGAGGAGCGGTGA
- a CDS encoding AI-2E family transporter, giving the protein MSTLIRRQAWLWGLVALAMGGLMWALRPVLTPFLLGALIAYMLQPGVEWLARHRVPRWLAALAMILCFAAMAALLVTLMFAVVQTEGPQLQAKIPVLLANLNAWLQPKLAVLGLGVDLDLPHLRDLLSAPHTGGDGNAVLAVWQYLRTSGNAMLTVVGNVVLVPLVLFYLLYDRHQMFRRMESLIPRRWLGQTRAFVIDIDRMLSQYLRGQLLVMVVLAAFYPIALTLAGFEIALPLGLFTGLAVFIPYVGFAAGLALAMLAAVLQFGDLYGIGAVAVVYGLGQILENVFLTPRLIGERIGLHPLAVIFALLAFGHLFGFFGVLLALPASAILAAALRALRHRYLASVLYQA; this is encoded by the coding sequence ATGTCCACCCTGATACGGCGCCAGGCCTGGCTATGGGGGCTTGTTGCGCTGGCAATGGGTGGGCTCATGTGGGCACTGCGGCCGGTGCTGACGCCGTTCCTGTTGGGCGCGCTCATTGCCTACATGCTGCAGCCGGGGGTGGAGTGGCTGGCGCGGCACCGCGTGCCTCGGTGGCTCGCTGCGCTGGCAATGATCCTGTGCTTTGCGGCGATGGCGGCACTGCTCGTCACGCTCATGTTCGCCGTCGTCCAGACCGAAGGTCCGCAACTTCAGGCAAAAATTCCTGTGCTGCTTGCCAATCTGAATGCATGGCTGCAGCCAAAGCTGGCTGTTCTGGGGCTTGGCGTCGACCTGGATTTGCCGCATCTGCGCGATTTGCTGTCCGCGCCGCACACGGGGGGCGATGGCAACGCTGTCCTCGCCGTCTGGCAATACCTGCGCACCAGCGGCAACGCGATGTTGACCGTGGTGGGTAACGTCGTGCTGGTGCCGCTGGTGCTCTTCTACCTGCTCTACGACCGGCACCAGATGTTTCGGCGTATGGAAAGCCTGATCCCCCGTCGGTGGCTTGGCCAGACGCGGGCGTTCGTCATCGACATTGACCGGATGCTGTCGCAATACCTGCGCGGGCAGCTTCTGGTGATGGTCGTGTTGGCCGCGTTCTACCCCATCGCATTAACGCTGGCGGGCTTCGAGATTGCCTTGCCGCTGGGGTTGTTCACAGGTCTGGCGGTGTTCATTCCTTATGTGGGATTTGCCGCGGGCCTGGCGCTCGCCATGTTGGCCGCCGTGCTGCAGTTTGGCGATCTGTACGGCATCGGCGCTGTTGCTGTGGTGTATGGCCTGGGTCAGATCCTTGAGAACGTGTTCCTCACGCCGCGCTTGATTGGCGAGCGCATTGGCCTGCACCCGTTGGCCGTGATCTTTGCGCTGCTCGCCTTTGGCCACCTGTTCGGATTCTTTGGGGTGCTGCTGGCGTTGCCTGCCAGCGCCATTCTTGCGGCGGCGCTACGGGCGTTGCGTCACCGCTATCTCGCGAGCGTGCTCTATCAAGCCTGA
- a CDS encoding TetR/AcrR family transcriptional regulator — MRNLMNRVAEGRHQRRGTRRKEETRTRLLHAALLLLSEKSIERVAISEITEAADVGFGSFYNHFESKEGLFAALIDWAFEDFADRLDGAAHGLTDPAEIIALSVRHTLLRAQREPVWGRLLMREGVSTRALTHSLGLRLLRDSHRGLAAKRFVVADPLPSVLSVIGTVLAGVAAELHFATTAARPGRGRQAAAVRVEHLAERAAVFVLQALGIKRVEAERIAQLPLPMFKDGDAATPA; from the coding sequence ATGCGGAACCTCATGAATCGCGTGGCCGAAGGCCGCCACCAGCGGCGCGGCACGCGTCGCAAAGAAGAAACACGGACGCGCCTGCTTCACGCGGCGTTGTTGTTGCTGTCTGAAAAAAGCATCGAGCGCGTTGCCATCAGCGAGATCACCGAAGCCGCCGATGTGGGCTTCGGCTCGTTCTACAACCACTTCGAATCGAAGGAAGGGCTCTTCGCTGCGCTCATCGACTGGGCGTTTGAAGACTTCGCTGACCGGCTGGATGGGGCGGCGCATGGCTTGACGGATCCGGCCGAGATCATCGCCCTCTCCGTCCGTCACACCTTGCTGCGGGCGCAGCGTGAGCCGGTTTGGGGCCGGTTGCTGATGCGCGAAGGCGTCTCTACCCGCGCCCTGACACATAGCCTTGGCTTGCGCCTGCTACGCGACAGCCACCGCGGGCTCGCTGCCAAGCGGTTCGTCGTGGCAGATCCGTTGCCAAGCGTTCTTTCCGTGATTGGCACCGTGCTTGCCGGTGTTGCGGCCGAGTTGCACTTTGCGACGACTGCCGCCCGTCCGGGGCGCGGCCGCCAAGCAGCGGCCGTTCGGGTGGAGCACCTGGCCGAACGTGCGGCCGTCTTCGTACTCCAGGCGCTGGGCATCAAGCGCGTTGAAGCGGAAAGAATCGCGCAACTGCCGTTGCCGATGTTCAAGGACGGCGATGCCGCAACCCCTGCGTGA
- a CDS encoding efflux RND transporter periplasmic adaptor subunit has product MKYPGRQARTTARPQLSVVGRSKRAPVVIAACCAVLLAGCHHSETLVAAPKPVVALTLHPDGNAVANTLPGQVQARYSTPLSFRVGGKVVERRVRLGDTVKEGQVLAMLDQADLRNDLANARAQLEAAEHRLVYAKQQLDRDRAQSQANLIAPAQMEQTQDAYASALAQRDSARAQATLVGDRLRYATLVADHDGVITSEDADTGQNVQPGQAIYHLDWTGDVDIVCDAPERVLSSLTVGSTARVSLPAAPSQSFEARVREVSPAADPQSRTWRVKLSLVAPNAAVRMGMTATIAFDAKGDAVAAHPFKLPVTALFHRGEEPAVWVVRANTDTLELRPVTIARYDERSVLIASGLRDGDRVVMQGVHAVNAGQHVQVVAPLHPEDFAS; this is encoded by the coding sequence GTGAAATATCCCGGTCGTCAAGCGCGAACGACAGCGCGCCCCCAACTGTCCGTCGTCGGGCGTTCCAAACGCGCGCCTGTTGTCATTGCCGCCTGCTGCGCTGTGTTGCTGGCGGGCTGCCACCACAGTGAAACCCTGGTCGCAGCACCCAAGCCGGTCGTTGCGCTGACGCTGCATCCGGACGGCAACGCCGTTGCGAACACATTGCCCGGGCAGGTGCAGGCACGGTATTCCACGCCGCTGTCATTCCGTGTTGGCGGCAAGGTGGTCGAGCGCCGCGTGCGTCTGGGCGATACCGTCAAGGAAGGGCAGGTGCTGGCGATGCTGGATCAGGCGGATCTGCGCAACGATCTGGCCAATGCACGCGCGCAACTGGAAGCCGCAGAACATCGGCTGGTCTACGCCAAGCAACAGCTTGACCGTGACCGTGCACAGTCGCAGGCCAACCTGATTGCCCCGGCGCAGATGGAGCAGACGCAGGATGCCTACGCCTCCGCGCTTGCGCAACGCGATTCCGCACGGGCACAAGCCACACTCGTCGGTGACCGCCTGCGCTACGCCACGCTGGTGGCGGATCACGACGGCGTCATCACCTCTGAGGACGCCGACACCGGCCAGAACGTCCAGCCTGGCCAAGCGATCTATCACCTCGATTGGACGGGCGATGTCGACATCGTTTGCGATGCACCGGAGCGTGTGCTGTCCTCACTGACCGTCGGCAGCACGGCGCGCGTGAGCCTGCCGGCTGCGCCCTCGCAAAGCTTTGAGGCGCGCGTGCGCGAGGTGTCGCCCGCGGCCGATCCGCAAAGCCGTACGTGGCGCGTCAAGCTGTCGCTCGTGGCGCCAAACGCTGCGGTGCGCATGGGCATGACTGCCACGATCGCCTTCGATGCCAAGGGCGACGCGGTGGCTGCGCATCCGTTCAAGCTGCCGGTCACCGCACTGTTCCACCGCGGCGAAGAGCCTGCGGTCTGGGTGGTGCGCGCGAACACGGATACGTTGGAGCTGCGCCCCGTCACCATCGCGCGTTACGACGAACGCAGCGTGTTGATCGCATCTGGCTTGCGCGATGGCGATCGCGTGGTGATGCAGGGCGTGCACGCCGTCAATGCCGGGCAACACGTGCAAGTGGTTGCGCCCCTGCACCCTGAGGACTTTGCATCATGA